A window of the Lepus europaeus isolate LE1 chromosome 5, mLepTim1.pri, whole genome shotgun sequence genome harbors these coding sequences:
- the SMG5 gene encoding nonsense-mediated mRNA decay factor SMG5 has protein sequence MSQGPPTGESSEPEAKVLHTKRLYRAVVEAVHRLDLILCNKTAYQEVFKPENISLRNKLRELCVKLMFLHPVDYGRKAEELLWRKVYYEVIQLIKTNKKHIHSRSTLECAYRTHLVAGIGFYQHLLLYIQSHYQLELQCCIDWTHVTDPLIGCKKPVSASGKEMDWAQMACHRCLVYLGDLSRYQNELAGVDTELLAERFYYQALSVAPQIGMPFNQLGTLAGSKYYNVEAMYCYLRCIQSEVSFEGAYGNLKRLYDKAAKMYHQLKKCETRKLSPSRKRGKDIKRLLVNFMYLQSLLQPKSSSVDSELTSLCQSVLEDFNLCLFYLPSSPNLSLASEDEEEYESGYAFLPDLLIFQMVIICLMGVHSLKRAGSKQYSAAIAFTLALFSHLVNHVNIRLQAELEEGENPVPAFQSDGTDEPESKEPLEKEEEPEPEPPSPAPQAEEGRKSRKFSRLSCLRRRRHPPKAGDDSDLSEGFESDSSHDSARASEGSDSGSDKSLEGGGTAFDAETDSEMNSQESRSDLEDMEDEEGTRSPAPEPPRARSEAPESLNGPLGPSEASIASNLQAMSTQMFQTKRCFRLAPTFSNLLLQPNTDAHALASRGPCVNGDVEKPAEPASEEGSESEGSESSGRSCRNERSVQEKLQVLMAEGLLPAVKVFLDWLRTNPDLIIVCAQSSQSLWNRLSVLLNLLPAAGELQESGLGLCPEVQDLLEACELPELPSSLLLPEDMALRNLPPLRAAHTRFSFDTDRPLLSVLEESVVRVCCIRSFGHFVARLQGSILQFNPEVGIFVSIAQSEQESLLQQAQAQFRMAQEEARRNRLMRDMAQLRLQLEVSQLEGSLQQPRAQSAMSPYLIPDTQALCHHLPVIRQLAASGRFIVLIPRTVIDGLDLLKKEHPGARDGIRYLEAEFKKGNRYIRCQKEVGKSFERHKLKRQDADAWTLYKILDSCKQLTLTQGAGEEDPSGMVTIVTGLPLDNPSALSGPVQAALQAAAHASVDIKNVLDFYKQWKEIG, from the exons ATGAGCCAAGGCCCCCCCACGGGGGAGAGCAGCGAGCCCGAAGCAAAGGTCCTCCACACTAAGCGGCTTTACCG GGCTGTGGTGGAGGCTGTGCATCGACTTGATCTCATCCTTTGCAACAAAACCGCTTATCAAGAAGTGTTCAAGCCGGAGAACATTAGCCTGAGGAACAA GCTGCGTGAGCTCTGCGTCAAGCTTATGTTCCTGCACCCAGTGGACTATGGGAGGAAGGCTGAGGAGCTTCTGTGGAGAAAGGTGTACTATGAAGTTATCCAGCTTATCAAGACTAACAAAAAG CACATCCACAGCCGGAGCACTTTGGAATGTGCCTACAGGACTCACCTGGTCGCTGGCATTGGCTTCTACCAGCATCTCCTTCTCTACATCCAGTCCCACTACCAGCTCGAACTGCAGTGCTGCATCGACTGGACCCACGTCACCGACCCCCTCATAG GATGCAAGAAGCCAGTGTCTGCCTCAGGGAAGGAGATGGACTGGGCGCAGATGGCGTGCCACCGATGTCTGGTGTACCTGGGAGATCTGT CGCGGTATCAGAATGAATTAGCCGGTGTAGACACTGAGCTGCTAGCTGAGAGGTTTTACTACCAAGCCCTGTCAGTGGCTCCCCAGATTG gAATGCCCTTCAACCAGCTGGGCACGCTTGCAGGCAGCAAGTACTACAACGTAGAAGCCATGTATTGCTACCTGCGCTG CATCCAGTCGGAAGTGTCCTTTGAAGGAGCCTATGGGAACCTCAAGCGGCTGTACGACAAGGCAGCCAAAATGTACCACCAGCTGAAGAAGTGTGAGACCCGGAAACTGTCCCCCAGCAGGAAGCG AGGTAAGGACATCAAGAGGCTGCTGGTGAACTTCATGTACCTGCAGAGCCTCCTGCAGCCCAAGAGCAG CTCCGTGGACTCAGAGCTGACCTCGCTGTGCCAGTCGGTCCTGGAAGACTTCAACCTCTGTCTCTTCTACCTGCCCTCCTCGCCCAACCTCAGCCTGGCCAGTGAGGACGAGGAGGAGTATGAGAGTGGATATGCCTTCCTCCCGGACCTTCTCATCTTTCAGATGGTCATCATCTGCCTTATGGGGGTGCACAGCTTGAAGCGAGCAG GATCCAAGCAGTACAGCGCAGCCATTGCCTTCACCTTGGCCCTGTTCTCCCACCTCGTCAATCATGTCAACATACGGCTGCAGGCGGAGCTGGAGGAGGGCGAGAACCCTGTCCCGGCTTTCCAGAGCGATGGCACAG ATGAACCGGAATCTAAGGAACCCctggaaaaagaagaggagccagaacctgagcctccttcccctgccccacaAGCGGAGGAGGGCAGAAAGAGCCGGAAGTTCTCCCGCCTCTcctgcctccgccgccgccgccacccgcCCAAAGCCGGCGATGACAGTGACCTGAGTGAGGGCTTCGAATCGGATTCAAGCCATGACTCGGCCCGGGCCAGCGAGGGCTCAGACAGTGGCTCTGACAAGAGTCTTGAAGGTGGGGGCACAGCCTTTGATGCTGAGACAGACTCGGAGATGAACAGCCAGGAGTCCCGATCCGACCTGGAAGACATGGAGGATGAGGAGGGGACACGGTCCCCAGCCCCGGAGCCCCCTCGGGCCAGATCAGAGGCTCCCGAGTCCCTCAACGGCCCACTCGGCCCCAGCGAGGCAAGCATTGCCAGCAACCTGCAAGCCATGTCCACCCAGATGTTCCAGACCAAGCGCTGCTTCCGCCTGGCACCCACCTTCAGCAACCTGCTCCTGCAGCCCAACACCGATGCACATGCCTTGGCGAGCCGTGGGCCTTGTGTCAACGGGGATGTGGAGAAGCCTGCAGAGCCAG CCTCCGAAGAAGGCTCCGAGTCGGAGGGGAGCGAGTCCAGTGGGCGTTCCTGTCGGAACGAGCGCAGCGTCCAGGAGAAGCTGCAGGTGCTGATGGCCGAAGGCCTGCTTCCCGCCGTGAAGGTCTTCCTGGACTGGCTGCGCACCAACCCCGACCTCATCATCGTGTGTGCGCAG agCTCCCAGAGCCTCTGGAACCGCCTGTCCGTGTTGCTGAATCTGCTGCCAGCTGCTGGCGAACTTCAGGAGTCTG gcctgggtctGTGTCCTGAGGTCCAGGATCTGCTCGAGGCTTGTGAACTGCCTGagcttccctccagcctgctgctgCCAGAGGACATGGCCCTCCGTAACCTGCCTCCGCTGCGGGCTGCGCACACGCGCTTCAGCTTCGACACGGACCGGCCCCTGCTCAGCGTCCTAGAGGAG TCGGTGGTGCGCGTCTGCTGCATCCGCAGCTTTGGGCACTTCGTCGCCCGCCTGCAAGGCAGCATCCTGCAGTTCAACCCCGAGGTGGGCATCTTCGTCAGCATCGCCCAGTCCGAGCAGGAGAGCCTGCTgcagcaggcccaggcccagttCCGCATG GCGCAGGAGGAGGCTCGACGGAACAGGCTGATGAGGGACATGGCTCAGCTGCGGCTCCAG CTTGAAGTCTCTCAGCTGGAGGGCAGCTTgcagcagcccagggcccagTCGGCTATGTCTCCCTACCTCATCCCTGACACCCAGGCCCTCTGCCACCACCTCCCGGTCATCCGCCAGCTGGCCGCCAGCGGCCGTTTCATCGTCCTGATACCGAGGACAG TGATCGATGGCCTGGATTTGCTGAAGAAGGAGCACCCCGGGGCCCGGGACGGGATCCGTTACCTGGAGGCagagtttaaaaaaggaaacag GTACATTCGCTGCCAGAAGGAGGTGGGCAAGAGCTTTGAGCGCCATAAGCTGAAGAGGCAGGATGCAGATGCCTG gaccctCTATAAGATCCTGGACAGCTGCAAACAGCTGACCCTGACCCAGGGGGCGGGGGAAGAGGACCCGAGTGGCATGGTGACCATCGTCACGGGCCTTCCGCTGGACAACCCCAGTGCGCTGTCAGGCCCCGTGCAG GCAGCCCTGCAGGCCGCTGCCCACGCCAGCGTGGACATCAAGAACGTTCTAGACTTCTACAAGCAGTGGAAGGAGATTGGTTGA